The genomic segment GACCCGGAGGGCGCCCGGGCGCGAGCGCTTCGCCGCGACGCGGCCCTCATGCCGGCGGCGGGCCGCTGGTGCTTTCGCGCCCTGGCGCTGTCGCTCGTCGTCTACGCGGCGCTCGCCGCCTATTCGCTCGACGTCTCGAACGCGATCGAGAACGTCGCCTTCTTCCTCGTCCCGTTCGCGGTTCTGGCCGCGCTCGTCGTCGAGCAGCCCTGGGGCCGGCGTGAGCTGTCCGCGGGCCTCGTCACGGTCGGGATATCGGCCGTCGTCTTCGCCGCGATCGGCATCGCCGAGTTCGCGGCGGGGGGTCTGCTGCTCAATCCCGCGCTCGAGCAGTCGAACCAGATCCATCTCTACTTCCGGGTCAACTCGCTGTTCTTCGATCCGAACGTCTTCGGGCGCTATCTCGCGCTCGCGGTCGTCCTGCTCGGAGCGTTTCTCGCCTACGGGGCCGAGACCTCGAACCGCGAGCGCCTCGCGGCGGGCGCCGCGGCGATCGTCGCCGTCGTGGGCCTCGTCCTGTCCTATTCGCTGACCAGCTTCCTCGCGGTGGGAGCCGGCCTCGTCGTCGTGTCCGTGCTTCGCTGGCGGCTGCGAGGCGCGCTCGCCGCGCTCGCGCTGGGCGCCGCGAGCCTGGCGGTGCTGGTCGCGCTCGGCGGTCTCCCGAACAGCTCGATGACCGACCGTGAGCTCGACACGAGCGGGCGTACCTCGCTCGTCTCCGGTGGGATCGAGCTGGCCGAGGCCCGGCCGCTCGGCGGCTACGGATCCGGGTCGTTCGGCCGCGCGTTCTACGAGAACATCCGCGAGGCGCGCACGACCGTGTCCCACGCCGAGCCGATCACCGTCGCCGCCGAGCAGGGGGCGGTCGGGCTGATGGTCTACGCCGCCCTCCTCGTCGCGTCGATCGCGGCGGTCTGGCGAGCGGGGCTGCGGTCGGGCGCCGGCGCCGCGGTTGCCGCCGCCTACGCGGCGATCCTCGTCCACAGCATGGGCTACGCGGGCTTCCTGATCGACCCCGTCACCTGGGTCCTGCTCGCGCTCGCGCTCGCGCTGGCGCTGGCGCGCACGCACGGCGAGCGCCCGGCGTCGGACCCGGCGGTCTGAGGCGATGCCGGGCCTGCTGAGGCGCCTGGCCACCACCGGTGCCGCCTACACCGCCTCGAGCGTCCTGTCGAAGCTCTTCGCGGTCTTCCTGCTGCCGATCTACACGGCCTACGTCTCGCCGGCCGAGTACGGCGCCGCGGAGGTGATGCTCGCCTCGGTCGTCGCGATCTCGATCGTGATCCGCTTCGGGGTGATCGAGGCGGTGCTGCGGTTCTTCTACCTCGCCGAGCCCGACGAGGACCCGTCCGGCCGCGATCGCAGCTTCGGCGATCGGGTGATCCGCAGCGGCTTCGCCGCGCTCGCCTGGTCAGCGACGATCAGCGCGCTGATCGCGCTGCCGTTCGCGGGGCCGATCTCCGAGGCGCTGCTCGGCGAGTCCGACGCCTCGCTCGCCCGCGTCGCGATCCTCGGCCTCTGGACGCTGACCCTGTGGGAGCTCGTGCTGACGATCCTGCGCCTCGATGAGCGCGCCCGGGCCTACTTCACGGTCACCTCGCTCAACGTCATCGCGACGATCCCGGCGACGCTCTACCTGCTGATCGTCGAGGGCCTCGAGGCCGAGGCGATCCTGCTCGGCACGTTCGGCACCGGCGTCCTGTTCCTCGGCTGGCGGATCTGGCAGGAGCGCCATCGCCTCTCGCTGCGCTTCGAGCCGGCGCTGCTGCGGCGGATGCTGCGCTTCGGGCTCCCGACGATGCCCGCCGAGCTGTCGCTCTACTCGCTCTCGTTCATCGACCGGATCCTGATCGTCCGGCTCGCCGGTCTCGCCGAGGCCGGCCTCTACGCGCTGGCGATCAAGTTCGCGCAGGGCATGAACCTGATCGCGCGCGGGTTCCAGCTCGCCTGGCCGCCGCTCGCCTACTCGATCGCCGACGATGACGAGGCCAGGCGCGCCTACAGCCTCGTCTTCACCTGGTTCGCCGCCGTCTGCGCGTTCTTCGTCGTCGGCCTGTGGCTGCTCGCCCGTTGGATCGTCCGGCTGCTCGCGGCGCCCGAGTTCTTCGAGAGCTACGAGGCGATCGGGCTGCTCGCGACCGGGATCTCGCTCTACGCGCTCTACCTCGTGCTCGTCGTCGTGCTCGGCCGTACCGGCCGGACCGAGCTCAGCCTGCCCGCGACGTTCGCCGGCGGCGTGGTCAACATCGGGCTCAACCTGGCGCTGATCCCGGCGCTCGGGATCGTCGGGGCGGGGATCGCGCTCGTCGCCTCCTACGCGGTGATCGTCGCGCTCACGGTCTTCTTCACCCAGCGGCTGTTTCCGATCGCCTACGAGTGGCTGCGCCTCGGTCTGCTCGTCGGCCTCGCCGCGGCGACGGTCGCGGCCGGCGAGCTCCTGCTGCCGACCGA from the Thermoleophilia bacterium SCSIO 60948 genome contains:
- a CDS encoding oligosaccharide flippase family protein, with protein sequence MPGLLRRLATTGAAYTASSVLSKLFAVFLLPIYTAYVSPAEYGAAEVMLASVVAISIVIRFGVIEAVLRFFYLAEPDEDPSGRDRSFGDRVIRSGFAALAWSATISALIALPFAGPISEALLGESDASLARVAILGLWTLTLWELVLTILRLDERARAYFTVTSLNVIATIPATLYLLIVEGLEAEAILLGTFGTGVLFLGWRIWQERHRLSLRFEPALLRRMLRFGLPTMPAELSLYSLSFIDRILIVRLAGLAEAGLYALAIKFAQGMNLIARGFQLAWPPLAYSIADDDEARRAYSLVFTWFAAVCAFFVVGLWLLARWIVRLLAAPEFFESYEAIGLLATGISLYALYLVLVVVLGRTGRTELSLPATFAGGVVNIGLNLALIPALGIVGAGIALVASYAVIVALTVFFTQRLFPIAYEWLRLGLLVGLAAATVAAGELLLPTDGALGLVARTVLWLAFPLVLWFARFPRREERELIRSLSSPAAISARLAEMRRRGAEAQSADEARGAHAPEVLEAERRDEDVAGS